The Syntrophaceae bacterium genome has a segment encoding these proteins:
- a CDS encoding dTDP-4-dehydrorhamnose 3,5-epimerase family protein, giving the protein MENNCIDGVVVRDLVTHSDERGFFREIIRRTDDFFQEGFGQWSHSLMFDGVIKAWHFHRIQTDWWYVVSGVMRVGLCDMREKSKSYKMTMDFLAGDYQPARILKIPPGVAHGCKAIQGPVHLLYVTSHIYNPDDEIRIPYDDPQIDFDWLKGPPIK; this is encoded by the coding sequence ATGGAGAATAATTGCATCGACGGAGTGGTCGTCAGAGACCTCGTGACACACTCGGATGAACGGGGGTTCTTTCGGGAAATCATACGCAGGACCGATGATTTCTTCCAGGAGGGCTTCGGCCAGTGGAGCCATTCCCTCATGTTCGACGGAGTCATCAAGGCCTGGCACTTTCACAGAATCCAGACGGACTGGTGGTACGTCGTCAGTGGAGTGATGCGGGTGGGCCTTTGCGACATGCGGGAGAAATCGAAATCATACAAGATGACGATGGATTTCCTGGCGGGCGATTACCAGCCCGCCAGGATCCTGAAGATCCCTCCCGGTGTTGCCCATGGCTGTAAGGCGATTCAGGGACCTGTACATCTTCTCTATGTGACCTCCCATATTTACAACCCGGATGATGAGATTCGGATTCCATATGACGATCCGCAGATCGACTTTGACTGGTTGAAGGGGCCGCCGATTAAATAG